The following proteins are co-located in the Phragmites australis chromosome 10, lpPhrAust1.1, whole genome shotgun sequence genome:
- the LOC133930439 gene encoding phosphatidylinositol 4-kinase gamma 5-like — protein MITAVSLSHSSAEFDERKRKQERSKKGLIVAATSSALTSIPLSLSTMSRNVESPVQTQMAVSALDRALSSEYPTKSRSETRAGGWKRLFVQTDTGCVLAVKLDRGDNVHTVKRKLQVALNFPTEESSLTLGDRVLKNDLSTIRNDSPLLLTKTFMHRSSSTPCMSPTGKDLHQQRDRGSPIELLVCPSRCSRTRQLVKDVARAIRNGVDPIPVNGGLGGAYYFRNSKGENAAIVKPNDEEPFAPNNPKGFTGKALGQPGLKRSVRVGETGFREVAAYLLDYDNSANVPPTVLVKISHPVFHMNEDVNCANKNAAEGGTQAVSKIASFQQFIPHDFDASDHGTSSFPVSAVHRIGILDIRIFNTDRHAGNLLVRKQTGAGNFGNQTELIPIDHGLCLPECLEDPYFEWIHWPQASIPFSDDELEYIANLDPMKDADMLRMELPMIREACLRVLILSTIFLKEATAFGLCLAEIGEMMSREFTGMEDQPSELEFVCMEARRLATEREDCSTEHDSGDEDLTQFELDSEDHDMPKELSAHHFEFKGRNSRNPLSELDEGNEEEEEYDIEEEVESNAGKLACPKPVNKWLANILKLSTSLKGVTLTDKTQRRLSAVPKGADSAKTSECNSNRPVSQVGNWGSANDTLPTSASFVKLADMGPETWGLFLEKFQELLPEAFRSCKCRATAQRAKQRLGTSCQF, from the coding sequence ATGATCACTGCGGTGTCTCTCTCGCACTCGTCTGCTGAATTTGACGAGcgcaaaagaaaacaagagaggagcAAGAAAGGCCTCATTGTGGCAGCTACCTCTAGTGCATTGACCTCAATTCCTTTGTCGTTGTCCACCATGTCTCGCAATGTGGAGAGCCCAGTGCAGACCCAGATGGCAGTTTCAGCCTTGGACCGAGCTCTTAGCAGTGAGTATCCTACCAAAAGTAGAAGTGAGACCAGGGCTGGTGGATGGAAACGTCTTTTTGTCCAAACTGACACTGGTTGTGTTCTGGCTGTTAAACTAGATCGTGGTGACAATGTACACACGGTCAAAAGAAAGTTGCAGGTGGCCCTCAATTTTCCCACTGAGGAGAGTTCTCTGACATTAGGTGATCGTGTCCTAAAGAATGATCTCAGCACCATCAGAAACGATTCCCCGTTACTTCTCACCAAGACTTTCATGCATCGGAGTTCCTCCACACCATGCATGTCCCCTACAGGCAAGGATCTCCATCAGCAAAGAGATAGGGGCAGTCCAATTGAACTGTTAGTATGTCCGAGCCGCTGCTCTCGAACAAGGCAGCTCGTGAAGGATGTTGCTAGGGCTATAAGAAACGGTGTGGATCCAATACCTGTCAATGGTGGGCTTGGAGGTGCCTACTATTTCAGAAACAGCAAAGGTGAGAATGCTGCCATTGTGAAGCCAAATGACGAGGAGCCATTTGCACCCAACAATCCAAAAGGTTTTACAGGGAAAGCCCTTGGGCAGCCAGGCCTCAAAAGATCAGTTCGAGTTGGTGAGACTGGTTTCAGAGAGGTTGCTGCCTACCTTCTGGACTATGATAACTCTGCTAATGTCCCTCCGACAGTTCTTGTTAAGATTTCTCATCCTGTATTTCATATGAATGAAGACGTCAACTGTGCTAACAAGAATGCTGCTGAGGGTGGCACACAAGCTGTTAGCAAGATTGCATCATTCCAGCAGTTCATTCCTCATGATTTTGATGCCAGTGACCACGGCACTTCAAGCTTTCCTGTTTCTGCTGTTCATAGGATTGGTATTCTTGACATCAGGATCTTTAACACTGATAGACATGCTGGAAATCTTCTGGTAAGGAAGCAGACTGGAGCAGGAAATTTTGGGAATCAGACTGAACTTATCCCTATTGATCATGGTCTCTGCCTTCCGGAGTGCTTGGAGGATCCTTATTTTGAATGGATCCACTGGCCACAGGCATCAATCCCGTTCTcagatgatgagcttgagtacATAGCAAATCTTGACCCAATGAAAGATGCTGACATGCTTCGTATGGAGTTGCCTATGATCCGTGAAGCATGCCTCAGAGTACTAATACTCTCAACCATATTTCTGAAAGAAGCCACAGCATTTGGTCTCTGCCTTGCAGAGATAGGGGAGatgatgagcagggaatttaCTGGAATGGAAGATCAGCCAAGTGAGCTAGAGTTTGTCTGCATGGAGGCAAGGAGGCTAGCAACAGAACGAGAAGACTGTTCCACAGAACATGACTCTGGCGACGAGGATTTAACTCAATTTGAACTGGATAGTGAAGATCACGATATGCCAAAAGAACTATCTGCCCACCATTTTGAATTTAAGGGGCGAAACTCCAGAAACCCACTGTCTGAATTGGATGAGggcaatgaagaagaagaggaatatGACATTGAAGAGGAGGTAGAAAGCAATGCAGGAAAGTTAGCTTGCCCTAAGCCTGTCAATAAGTGGCTTGCTAACATTTTGAAGCTGTCAACCTCACTGAAGGGTGTTACTCTAACTGACAAAACCCAGCGTAGGCTGTCTGCTGTTCCCAAGGGTGCGGATTCTGCAAAAACTTCTGAGTGCAACAGCAACCGACCTGTCTCTCAAGTTGGCAACTGGGGGAGTGCAAACGATACGCTCCCAACAAGTGCGAGTTTCGTCAAGCTGGCTGACATGGGACCAGAGACATGGGGGCTTTTCCTTGAGAAGTTCCAGGAGCTGCTGCCTGAGGCATTCCGCTCATGCAAGTGCCGCGCCACAGCGCAAAGGGCAAAGCAGAGGCTGGGCACTTCTTGCCAGTTTTGA
- the LOC133930440 gene encoding calcium/calmodulin-regulated receptor-like kinase 2: MVDRAKAVVIGVTAGVATAVLAATCVLLAIWLYRRRASVAARTRLMESSTATLRTGAASLDSSVSVSVVSESVADWGHPPEKRTAFWAWRSGGHNGREPPLSVSGIPKYHYKDLQKATSNFTTILGQGSFGPVYKAVMATGEVVAVKVLASDSRQGEREFHTEVALLSRLHHRNLVNLVGYCVEKGQRILIYEYMSNGSLARLLYGENKRSLSWQERLQIADDVSHGIEYLHEGAVPPVIHRDLKSDNILLDHSMRAKVADFGLSKEEVYDGRKSGLKGTYGYMDPDYMSTNKLTKKSDVYSFGIILFELITAINPQQGLMEYINLAAIGGEGRVDWVEILDKNLLVGNIPEEVRMLADVAYRCVNKSPRKRPWISEVTQAISRLRQRQLMKHDALILPRSETRTVLSRIEHQHVELSDLTSMKELTPIRA, from the exons ATGGTCGATAGGGCGAAGGCCGTGGTCATCGGGGTCACCGCCGGGGTCGCCACCGCGGTGCTCGCGGCCACGTGCGTGCTCCTGGCCATCTGGCTGTACCGACGGCGGGCCAGCGTCGCCGCCCGGACGCGGTTAATGGAGTCGAGCACCGCGACGCTGCGGACCGGCGCCGCCAGCCTCGACTCCAGCGTGTCCGTCTCGGTGGTCTCCGAGAGCGTTGCCGACTGGGGCCACCCGCCGGAGAAGCGCACCGCGTTCTGGGCGTGGAGAAGCGGCGGCCACAACGGCAGGGAGCCGCCGCTGTCCGTCTCCGGGATCCCAAAGTACCATTACAA GGATCTGCAGAAGGCCACCAGCAACTTTACCACAATTCTAGGGCAAGGATCGTTCGGTCCTGTGTACAAGGCCGTAATGGCCACCGGTGAAGTGGTAGCTGTAAAGGTGCTCGCGAGTGATTCAAGGCAAGGGGAGAGAGAGTTCCACACTGAg GTAGCATTGCTTAGTAGGCTGCATCATAGGAATCTTGTTAATTTGGTTGGGTATTGTGTGGAAAAAGGCCAGCGCATCCTAATTTATGAGTACATGAGCAATGGGAGTTTGGCACGCCTTTTGTATG GCGAAAATAAACGAAGTTTGAGCTGGCAAGAAAGGCTACAAATTGCCGACGATGTCTCTCATGGGATTGAGTATCTGCACGAAGGG GCTGTTCCACCTGTCATTCACAGAGATCTAAAGTCTGATAATATACTTTTGGACCATTCTATGAGGGCCAAG GTTGCAGACTTTGGTCTATCAAAGGAGGAAGTATATGATGGAAGGAAGTCTGGCCTCAAGGGCACGTATGGATATATGGATCCTGACTACATGTCCACAAATAAGTTAACAAAGAAGAGTGATGTGTATAGTTTTGGCATAATTCTTTTTGAACTAATAACAGCCATAAATCCACAACAAGGTCTAATGGAGTATATTAATCTG GCAGCGATTGGAGGGGAAGGAAGGGTTGATTGGGTTGAGATACTGGACAAGAACCTCCTAGTAGGGAACATCCCCGAAGAGGTAAGGATGCTTGCTGATGTCGCTTACCGATGCGTTAACAAGAGCCCGAGGAAGCGCCCATGGATATCAGAGGTCACACAGGCCATATCAAGACTCAGACAGCGCCAGCTGATGAAACATGATGCACTAATTTTGCCAAGGAGCGAGACGAGGACCGTTCTAAGTCGGATAGAGCACCAGCATGTGGAGCTGAGTGATCTTACCAGCATGAAAGAACTGACGCCGATAAGGGCATGA